The Methanothrix soehngenii GP6 genome has a window encoding:
- a CDS encoding type II toxin-antitoxin system HicB family antitoxin gives MFAEYIQAALSKATHEIIEDQELFYGEITELRGVWATGKTLEECGENLKGVIEGWIALRLRLGLAIPPIPHPACLSSDIAFFTS, from the coding sequence ATGTTCGCTGAGTATATCCAAGCGGCTTTATCAAAGGCAACTCATGAGATCATCGAAGACCAAGAGCTTTTCTACGGCGAGATCACCGAACTTCGAGGAGTGTGGGCTACAGGAAAAACCCTGGAAGAATGTGGTGAGAACTTGAAGGGCGTCATCGAAGGCTGGATAGCCTTAAGACTGCGATTGGGTTTAGCCATACCTCCTATCCCACATCCCGCATGTCTCTCATCCGATATAGCATTTTTCACATCCTAG
- a CDS encoding type II toxin-antitoxin system death-on-curing family toxin, which translates to MAKLTAMMVIEMHDYLIETDGGEPGIRDIGTLEYLVDSINLEAELFRKAAWALYLADRHPFWDGQKRTAFQLSDFILRDAGYHIHAEDEEIIQALIKIAEYKCDVEKIARWVRRKARRLEGGRQLHLG; encoded by the coding sequence ATGGCCAAGCTAACCGCAATGATGGTTATCGAGATGCATGATTATCTCATAGAGACCGACGGCGGAGAACCTGGCATCCGTGATATAGGAACACTAGAATATTTAGTCGATAGTATTAATCTTGAGGCGGAGCTTTTCAGAAAAGCTGCATGGGCGCTATATCTAGCAGATCGTCATCCTTTTTGGGACGGGCAGAAGAGGACAGCTTTCCAGCTTTCGGATTTCATATTAAGGGATGCTGGCTATCATATCCATGCAGAAGATGAAGAGATAATTCAAGCCTTAATCAAAATAGCGGAATATAAATGCGATGTTGAGAAGATAGCAAGATGGGTTCGCAGGAAGGCCCGCCGGCTGGAAGGCGGCAGGCAGCTACATCTTGGATAG
- a CDS encoding tetratricopeptide repeat protein produces the protein MIELKNVRASQNTFGQISNYMGWVQERIAKSVPVKGLVISRGYDTRFESALKITDRISHINVEELGFSVAPSEKAQSVVDFKDSDEPRMRIPKSREASKWLKKGDDLYDQGKFDEAISCYDNAIGKDPKNKLAWVNKGAALLELMKSDEAISCFDKATELYPKSAEAWNEKGYALNRLDRFDEAIIAFNNAIDINPRSADAWNGKGIALDNSGKHDEAIQAYDRAIAIRPKFAIAWNNKGWALSGLGKKEEAIQAYNKAISINSKDPSSWNCKGNALADLGKHDEAVKAYGRAIELDPKDAILWNNKGAAFYGLSRYEEALEAFNKAIEIDPQEALIWHFKGETLKALNRTEESDSAFAKAKELGYREE, from the coding sequence GTGATAGAGCTAAAAAATGTCAGAGCTAGCCAAAATACATTCGGGCAAATCTCGAATTATATGGGGTGGGTGCAAGAAAGGATTGCCAAGAGTGTTCCCGTCAAAGGGCTTGTGATAAGCAGAGGCTATGATACTCGATTTGAGTCTGCTCTCAAGATAACGGATAGAATAAGCCACATTAATGTAGAGGAGCTTGGATTCTCAGTTGCCCCTTCAGAGAAAGCGCAGAGTGTTGTTGATTTCAAGGATTCCGATGAACCAAGAATGAGAATCCCGAAATCTCGCGAAGCAAGTAAATGGCTCAAGAAAGGGGATGATCTATATGATCAAGGAAAATTTGATGAAGCCATTTCATGCTATGATAATGCCATAGGAAAAGATCCCAAGAACAAATTGGCATGGGTGAATAAAGGAGCTGCCTTATTAGAGCTGATGAAGTCTGATGAGGCCATCTCCTGCTTTGATAAAGCCACAGAGCTATATCCCAAATCCGCTGAAGCATGGAATGAAAAAGGATATGCTCTAAATAGATTGGATAGGTTTGATGAAGCCATAATCGCTTTTAATAATGCCATCGATATAAATCCCAGATCCGCTGATGCTTGGAATGGCAAGGGAATAGCTCTAGACAATTCGGGAAAGCATGATGAAGCCATTCAAGCCTATGATCGGGCCATAGCAATAAGACCTAAGTTCGCTATTGCATGGAATAATAAGGGATGGGCTTTATCTGGCCTAGGCAAGAAAGAGGAAGCTATCCAGGCTTATAATAAAGCAATATCGATAAATTCTAAAGATCCAAGCTCCTGGAATTGCAAAGGAAATGCACTGGCGGATCTTGGAAAGCATGACGAAGCGGTCAAGGCATATGGAAGAGCCATTGAGCTAGATCCAAAAGATGCGATACTCTGGAATAACAAGGGCGCTGCCTTTTATGGCCTTAGCAGGTACGAAGAGGCCCTTGAAGCCTTCAACAAGGCTATTGAAATTGATCCGCAAGAGGCACTTATTTGGCATTTCAAAGGTGAAACCCTGAAGGCACTTAATCGAACAGAAGAGTCAGATTCCGCCTTTGCCAAGGCAAAAGAGCTGGGATATAGGGAAGAATGA
- a CDS encoding DEAD/DEAH box helicase family protein: MTEADESRGTARSNGASPVVNLAALEPLYQTFEEPCRYRAPGEGKGDPAQIISGRRPSYIPIAQNLRRFVKDWRDSDYPGASQTTRDLLHFWFGEEHLKENDGQQIPFRYYFCQREAIETFIYLYEVRGIRTLSTITAEFLGEDSYDTALGVNPDDDRWPKYAFKMATGSGKTKVMSLAIVWSYFHSLREEDSILARDFLIIAPNITVFERLKEDFGDGKVFEADPLIPEAWRGDWNISVVLQDEASGAATGGRIYLTNIHRLYDTSKRRSKSLMESHDWLGPAVSRSRALDTGEALRERVTSHRKIMVLNDEAHHLWDPDSAWNDAIEYVHQTIHDRTGGEIVSQLDFSATPKDNHGRIFQHVICDTPLGEAVDAGIVKIPVIGRGEGLVERPSENAADRFQQHLMIGYKRWLLSREEWEKSGKKALLFIMAENTEAADQIARELNSSSLYSELNGRTINLHTRLKGKIKWMGGKKSGIPVFEESEKDIKDEDLRELRKLSRELDQGTSPYQCIVSVLMLREGWDVRNVTTIVPLRPFTSDANILPEQTLGRGLRRMTYPGGPHEILTVIEHWKFVELYQDQLGEEGVYPTIVGPDKIPKITVSIFPDGEHKDLNQLDMLVPSISPAYTRIPKLEGLTIEDVKKQFSALKHLKLKEQSSDEIHYEGRTLITNEIVEEMNIKLPLLESGVGAISFYRSELEHITGLHGLHSSLAPLLEIFLTDMLFGERVSLFDQRLINRLADHDVREHIRGVFVPLILSKSTIKLEERAIGSGRSVVQWKPYQANHSERHPTIEATKTVFNLVPCTNAFERDMALFLDRAPDVKAFFRNAGPEAIRIDYQTHTGRLAHYTPDFIILNDRGSYVMLETKGRVDIDVPLKIRAAMAWCQAASDSGIKWEYLYVPQETFSQIDDNKVEILFSLCEPAKQNLIREKIEAPLSLEKGNLEKIALDEFISDEDFDRLPLKARKGVQEAIALFKFLENKTGVSYSPVFAPLLGAVDEAAKGYIISTLKGAIPDDPNKRQRFFEPDLSVLHPRDESFHKRQAFNLRRTLLENDGIMPIGLLKWCLEYAKSPRVPPGGIFSAIKSKFAGAEKKDILDTIDKIYSFRNEYIAHQEKELDDMNTAKEAIDDWIKGLIQISGSIE, from the coding sequence ATGACTGAAGCCGATGAGAGCAGAGGCACCGCCCGGAGCAACGGTGCCAGCCCGGTGGTCAATCTGGCCGCCCTGGAACCTCTCTACCAGACATTTGAAGAGCCCTGCAGATATCGCGCCCCAGGCGAAGGGAAGGGCGATCCCGCCCAGATCATATCAGGCCGCCGTCCCTCATATATCCCCATAGCTCAGAACCTGCGCCGCTTCGTTAAAGACTGGCGAGATAGCGACTATCCCGGCGCATCCCAGACCACCAGAGACCTGCTCCATTTCTGGTTTGGCGAAGAGCACCTAAAAGAGAATGATGGGCAGCAGATCCCATTCCGCTACTACTTCTGCCAAAGAGAAGCCATAGAGACATTCATCTACCTCTACGAAGTGCGGGGCATTCGCACCCTCTCCACCATCACCGCCGAATTTCTGGGGGAAGACTCCTACGACACCGCCCTGGGTGTGAATCCCGACGACGACCGCTGGCCCAAATACGCCTTCAAGATGGCCACCGGCTCGGGCAAGACCAAAGTGATGAGCCTGGCCATAGTCTGGAGCTACTTTCACTCCCTGCGAGAGGAGGACTCTATTCTGGCCAGGGACTTTCTCATCATCGCCCCCAATATCACCGTCTTCGAGCGACTCAAGGAGGACTTCGGGGACGGCAAGGTCTTCGAAGCAGACCCACTCATCCCCGAAGCCTGGAGAGGGGACTGGAACATCTCCGTTGTCCTCCAGGACGAGGCCAGCGGAGCTGCCACCGGGGGCAGGATCTACCTGACCAACATTCACCGCCTCTATGACACCTCAAAACGCAGGTCAAAGAGCCTGATGGAAAGCCACGACTGGCTAGGCCCTGCCGTCTCCAGGTCCAGAGCCCTTGATACCGGAGAGGCATTGAGGGAGCGGGTGACCTCCCACCGTAAAATTATGGTCCTGAACGATGAGGCCCATCATCTCTGGGACCCGGACAGTGCCTGGAATGATGCCATTGAATATGTCCACCAGACCATCCATGATCGAACCGGAGGAGAGATCGTCTCCCAGCTGGACTTCTCCGCCACTCCCAAGGACAACCACGGCAGAATCTTCCAGCATGTGATCTGCGATACCCCCCTGGGCGAAGCAGTGGACGCGGGCATAGTCAAGATCCCGGTTATAGGGCGGGGCGAGGGGCTGGTGGAGCGCCCCAGCGAGAATGCGGCAGACCGATTCCAGCAGCACCTGATGATCGGATACAAGCGCTGGCTTCTCTCCAGAGAGGAATGGGAGAAGAGCGGCAAGAAGGCGTTGCTCTTCATCATGGCTGAGAATACCGAGGCCGCAGATCAGATCGCCCGGGAATTGAATAGCTCCTCATTGTATTCAGAGCTTAATGGCCGGACCATAAACCTCCACACCCGCCTCAAAGGCAAGATCAAATGGATGGGCGGAAAGAAGAGCGGTATACCGGTATTCGAGGAAAGCGAGAAGGATATCAAAGACGAGGATCTGAGGGAATTAAGAAAACTCTCCCGCGAACTTGACCAGGGAACCAGCCCCTATCAATGCATCGTATCCGTCCTGATGCTCAGGGAGGGCTGGGACGTCCGAAACGTTACCACCATTGTTCCCCTCCGACCATTTACTTCTGATGCCAACATCCTTCCTGAGCAGACCCTGGGCCGGGGTCTGCGGCGCATGACCTACCCCGGCGGCCCTCATGAGATCTTAACCGTCATAGAACATTGGAAATTCGTTGAATTGTATCAAGACCAGTTGGGCGAAGAAGGCGTTTATCCAACGATTGTAGGTCCTGATAAAATTCCCAAGATCACTGTGAGCATCTTTCCCGATGGTGAGCACAAGGACCTAAATCAACTGGATATGCTCGTCCCTTCCATCTCCCCCGCCTACACCCGCATTCCCAAGCTGGAAGGGCTGACCATTGAGGATGTGAAGAAGCAGTTCTCAGCCCTTAAACATTTAAAGCTCAAAGAGCAGTCCTCCGACGAGATCCACTACGAAGGAAGAACGCTCATCACCAATGAAATCGTGGAGGAGATGAACATCAAGCTCCCCCTGCTGGAGAGCGGAGTGGGAGCCATATCCTTCTACCGCAGCGAGCTGGAGCATATCACCGGCCTGCATGGTCTTCACTCCTCTCTCGCCCCCCTGCTGGAGATATTCCTGACTGACATGCTCTTTGGGGAGAGAGTGTCCCTCTTCGACCAGCGCCTGATCAACCGCCTGGCGGATCACGATGTCAGGGAGCATATTCGGGGCGTATTCGTGCCACTCATCCTGAGCAAGAGCACCATCAAACTGGAGGAGAGAGCAATTGGCAGCGGCAGATCGGTGGTTCAATGGAAGCCCTACCAGGCCAACCACTCCGAGCGCCATCCCACCATTGAGGCCACCAAGACCGTCTTCAACCTGGTTCCATGTACCAACGCCTTCGAGAGGGATATGGCCCTGTTCTTAGACCGGGCTCCCGATGTCAAGGCCTTCTTCAGAAATGCCGGGCCGGAGGCGATCAGGATCGATTATCAGACCCATACCGGCAGGCTGGCTCATTATACTCCTGATTTCATAATCCTGAACGATAGAGGCAGCTATGTCATGCTTGAGACCAAGGGAAGGGTGGACATAGACGTTCCCCTCAAGATCCGGGCGGCGATGGCCTGGTGTCAGGCCGCCTCAGATAGCGGAATCAAATGGGAGTACCTCTATGTTCCCCAGGAGACCTTCTCCCAGATCGATGATAATAAGGTTGAGATACTGTTTTCCTTATGCGAACCAGCCAAGCAGAACCTCATCCGGGAGAAGATAGAAGCTCCCTTGAGCCTGGAGAAGGGCAACCTGGAGAAGATAGCACTGGATGAATTCATTAGCGATGAGGATTTCGATCGCCTGCCCTTGAAAGCGAGAAAGGGCGTTCAGGAGGCGATAGCCCTCTTCAAATTCTTGGAGAACAAGACAGGAGTCTCCTATTCTCCGGTCTTCGCTCCGCTTCTGGGAGCAGTGGATGAAGCCGCCAAAGGATACATTATCTCAACTCTAAAAGGTGCCATTCCCGATGATCCCAATAAGAGGCAGAGGTTCTTTGAGCCTGATTTGAGCGTCCTGCATCCAAGAGACGAGAGCTTTCATAAGAGGCAAGCGTTCAACTTGCGCCGGACTCTTCTGGAGAACGATGGGATAATGCCCATAGGGCTATTGAAATGGTGTCTGGAGTATGCAAAAAGCCCTCGGGTTCCGCCCGGTGGGATCTTCTCTGCGATCAAAAGCAAATTTGCGGGTGCAGAGAAGAAGGATATATTGGATACTATCGATAAAATTTATTCCTTCAGAAATGAGTATATTGCCCATCAGGAAAAAGAGCTGGATGACATGAATACCGCAAAAGAGGCCATTGATGATTGGATAAAGGGACTAATACAGATATCAGGGTCGATCGAATGA
- a CDS encoding site-specific DNA-methyltransferase, whose protein sequence is MTEPVRRGPDNLHPLCGRKTELVWDGKYDEYGLRRPVDVAGSAMPMQKIETVDMPRSEALAGGQTTLGELKTTRQYDFRNMLIWGDNKLVMASLLKDFRGKIDLIYIDPPFDVGADFTMQVPLGDFDDVAEKDQSLLEMVAYRDMWGNGTDSYLNMIYERLVLMHDLLAESGHILVHCDQRVNVYIRLLLHEVFGEEHFLNEIVWQRTSAGKTVSGNLPKNSDYIIWCTKSDTYQFFGFRGELSDEMRKLYNKDDGDGRGAYTTQPIIKTSNPGPQTTYDYTDNRGRVWPCPKKGWRFNESRMHKLENDNRLVFTDVIREKYYLQEREELGSQLPNIWTDISGNALGYSKEAQGYPTQKPEKLVSRIIEALTKEGDLVADFFCGSGTTGAVAERLGRRWIMCDLGRFAIHTSRKRLIDLQRRLQADGQPYRAFDVYNLGRYERQWWQRERLQGFDRDHRRVVLGFYRADPLANPTAWLHGRKGGAFVYVDSIDSLLTREEVRAVARAAREAGGKEVHCLAWEFEMDLRMVCQEIEASEEVRIRLITIPREIMEKNRTAPPPFFEVAVLEAEPVIKKVSGKKKVDIILKKFIPSLAEVPSKELAALKDRAAKDGFDFIDFWAVDFNWQEGKPFEHQWQDYRTRRDRSLKTTSDAFFDGYPGKGVYKACIKVVDIFGCDTSTVVEVRYD, encoded by the coding sequence TTGACTGAGCCCGTCCGCCGGGGGCCTGACAACCTCCATCCGCTCTGTGGGAGGAAGACCGAGCTGGTCTGGGACGGCAAGTATGATGAGTACGGTCTTCGCCGCCCGGTGGACGTTGCAGGCAGTGCCATGCCCATGCAGAAGATTGAGACCGTGGACATGCCCAGGAGCGAGGCCCTGGCCGGGGGTCAGACCACCCTGGGAGAGCTGAAGACCACCCGGCAGTATGACTTTCGAAACATGCTCATCTGGGGCGATAACAAGCTGGTGATGGCCTCGCTCCTGAAGGACTTCCGGGGCAAGATCGACCTGATCTACATCGATCCGCCCTTCGATGTGGGGGCGGACTTTACGATGCAGGTGCCTTTGGGTGATTTTGATGATGTTGCAGAAAAAGACCAATCACTCCTAGAAATGGTGGCCTATCGAGATATGTGGGGAAATGGCACTGATTCATATCTCAATATGATATACGAGCGATTGGTATTGATGCATGATTTATTGGCTGAAAGTGGTCACATCCTCGTTCACTGTGACCAGAGAGTCAATGTCTATATACGGTTATTGCTGCATGAAGTTTTTGGAGAAGAACATTTTCTAAATGAAATAGTATGGCAGCGAACTTCTGCTGGAAAAACCGTTTCGGGTAATTTGCCCAAGAATTCTGACTATATTATTTGGTGCACTAAGTCAGATACCTATCAGTTCTTTGGTTTTCGTGGTGAATTGTCAGATGAAATGAGAAAATTATATAATAAAGATGATGGAGATGGACGTGGTGCATATACGACACAACCCATAATCAAAACTTCGAATCCAGGCCCCCAAACAACTTATGATTACACAGATAATCGTGGAAGAGTATGGCCATGCCCAAAAAAGGGCTGGCGTTTTAATGAAAGCCGTATGCACAAATTAGAAAATGACAACCGACTCGTATTCACAGATGTTATTCGAGAAAAATATTATTTGCAGGAACGGGAAGAATTAGGTTCACAATTACCCAATATTTGGACGGATATTAGTGGCAATGCATTGGGGTACTCCAAAGAGGCACAAGGCTATCCAACTCAAAAGCCAGAAAAGCTGGTCTCAAGAATTATTGAGGCTCTAACAAAAGAGGGCGACCTGGTCGCCGACTTCTTCTGCGGCTCTGGCACCACCGGTGCCGTTGCGGAGCGGCTGGGCCGGCGCTGGATCATGTGCGACCTGGGCCGCTTCGCCATCCACACCAGCAGAAAGCGGCTGATCGACCTTCAGCGCAGGCTCCAGGCGGATGGCCAGCCCTACCGGGCCTTCGACGTCTACAACCTGGGCCGATATGAACGGCAGTGGTGGCAGAGAGAGCGCCTGCAGGGCTTCGACCGTGATCACCGTCGGGTTGTCTTGGGATTCTACCGCGCCGATCCACTGGCGAATCCGACAGCATGGCTGCACGGCAGAAAGGGCGGGGCCTTCGTCTATGTGGACAGCATCGACTCTCTCCTGACCAGGGAAGAGGTCAGGGCCGTAGCTCGCGCCGCCCGCGAGGCAGGTGGCAAGGAGGTCCACTGCCTGGCCTGGGAGTTCGAGATGGATCTGAGGATGGTCTGCCAGGAGATCGAGGCCTCCGAAGAGGTCCGGATCAGGCTGATCACCATCCCCAGAGAGATCATGGAGAAGAACCGGACCGCTCCACCACCCTTCTTTGAGGTGGCAGTGCTGGAGGCCGAGCCGGTAATCAAAAAGGTCTCCGGGAAGAAGAAGGTGGATATCATTCTCAAGAAGTTCATTCCCTCCCTGGCGGAGGTCCCCAGCAAGGAGCTGGCTGCTCTCAAGGATCGGGCGGCAAAGGACGGCTTCGACTTCATCGACTTCTGGGCGGTGGACTTCAACTGGCAGGAGGGCAAGCCCTTCGAGCACCAGTGGCAGGATTACCGCACCCGCAGGGACCGCAGCCTCAAGACCACAAGCGATGCCTTCTTTGATGGCTATCCGGGCAAAGGTGTCTACAAAGCCTGCATCAAGGTGGTCGACATCTTCGGCTGCGATACCAGCACCGTAGTGGAGGTCCGCTATGACTGA
- a CDS encoding EVE domain-containing protein, whose amino-acid sequence MLDISESNERQYWLWVTRPDYYLDEDGCDREDLDPTLGADSDGWWTCNKATKEGDLVLLWRTSPKKDIRYLIQAESDAYSIADDNDKGWDYGCDYEVLYKFEQSLHAKDLRQNPYFDEWGPLRCSFQGSNFKISLEYWNKLNNLLALNNPGYKDFIENTQRLPIAESIGLEKDLEDALVANLDILKRFEYNLELYNDPISNQTVRQFICKGNGGRIDLLCYNRIKNDLQ is encoded by the coding sequence GTGTTAGACATTTCAGAATCTAACGAGCGCCAATACTGGCTTTGGGTGACTCGTCCTGATTACTATCTGGATGAAGATGGTTGCGATCGGGAAGATCTTGATCCCACATTGGGGGCTGACTCAGATGGCTGGTGGACCTGCAATAAAGCAACCAAAGAGGGTGACCTTGTTCTTTTATGGAGAACATCACCCAAAAAAGACATCCGCTATTTGATTCAAGCAGAGAGCGATGCATATTCTATTGCAGATGACAATGATAAGGGATGGGATTATGGCTGCGATTACGAAGTCCTCTATAAGTTCGAGCAATCCCTTCATGCAAAGGACCTGCGACAGAATCCGTATTTTGATGAGTGGGGGCCTCTCCGATGCAGTTTTCAAGGAAGCAATTTTAAAATATCGCTAGAATACTGGAACAAGCTTAATAATTTGCTTGCTTTAAATAATCCAGGATATAAAGATTTCATCGAGAATACTCAACGACTGCCTATAGCGGAAAGTATAGGATTGGAAAAAGATCTGGAAGATGCATTGGTAGCTAATTTGGATATTCTAAAAAGGTTTGAATATAATCTAGAATTATATAATGACCCGATCTCAAATCAAACCGTAAGGCAATTTATATGCAAAGGGAATGGCGGGCGAATTGATCTTCTCTGTTATAACCGGATAAAAAACGATTTACAGTGA
- a CDS encoding DUF3800 domain-containing protein, which produces MLHIFIDEAGVAGTTQNFIIGFAFFSNKNYKLCVDNMKSEIKGLKGKEPRELHFHDMSPEIKMEFLTCLAELKGRFGYIHVQKEKIDKEFQNHPDNNLIYNLMLFYLIENLVKSGYSAEHITVYVDQRSTDRAIKRDLARYLPMKVNPLLKDRRLYVKWERSHNSRGIQCADSICGSVYRKFEKNDSRYYDVIKPNFIIARDYLFGKV; this is translated from the coding sequence ATGCTACACATTTTTATTGATGAAGCTGGTGTTGCTGGCACTACCCAAAACTTCATTATCGGCTTTGCATTTTTCTCAAACAAAAATTATAAACTTTGTGTAGATAATATGAAGTCTGAGATAAAAGGGCTTAAAGGAAAAGAACCTAGAGAGTTGCATTTTCATGATATGAGTCCTGAAATAAAAATGGAGTTCTTAACTTGCCTGGCTGAGCTGAAAGGAAGGTTTGGATATATCCATGTTCAGAAGGAAAAAATCGATAAGGAATTCCAAAACCATCCCGATAATAACTTAATATATAACTTAATGTTATTTTATTTGATCGAAAATCTTGTTAAGAGCGGATACTCAGCGGAGCATATCACTGTTTATGTTGATCAGCGCTCAACTGATAGGGCAATAAAGCGGGATTTGGCCAGGTACCTTCCCATGAAAGTCAATCCGTTGCTCAAGGACAGAAGGCTTTACGTTAAATGGGAGCGGTCGCATAACAGCAGAGGCATACAGTGTGCAGATTCCATCTGTGGCAGCGTATATAGGAAATTCGAGAAGAACGATAGCAGGTATTATGACGTAATCAAGCCCAATTTCATCATCGCTAGAGATTATCTCTTCGGAAAAGTATAA